A region of Paenimyroides aestuarii DNA encodes the following proteins:
- the rnr gene encoding ribonuclease R, whose translation MTKKIKKFHKKPGKDFSGKILKLLAQNSSKIFNYKQIAAVFEVTDTKGRNEIIKELKYLVSKQKIEEVDRGKYRIVEQSSYFEGTIDMTARKAAYFVCDEFDEDPFIPTNNLNKALHGDKVKAYVYNKRKGKKPEAEVIEILERKREEFVGVIQINGTFAFVVTANPKMYVDLFIPKEKFGDAENGDVVLVKMNDWPEKANNPYGEVVKVLGKPGEHNTEMHAILAEYGLPTEFPVDVEAFAQKLDTSITEEEIAKRRDMRDVLTFTIDPRDAKDFDDALSFQILENGNYEIGVHIADVSHYVQEGTILDEEAYNRATSIYLVDRVVPMLPEVLSNFACSLRPNEEKYTFSAVFELNKKAEIVNSWFGRTVTYSDKRFAYEEAQVIIETKANTIPAEISLTNETQTIEQPIVDAILTMDDLAKKLRAKRMAAGAISFDKVEVKFHLDENDEPTGVYFKVSKDANHLIEEFMLLANRKVSEFVGKQKKTFIYRIHDEPDQDKLFNLQSVISKFGYGINFKSKKDISQSLNKLLSDVQGKKEQNLVDTLAIRSMSKAAYSTENIGHYGLAFDYYSHFTSPIRRYPDVMVHRLLQSYLDGAKSADEEVYEEKSVHCSQMENLAANAERDSIKYMQVKYMQDHKDQEFLGVISGVTEWGIYVEIVENKCEGMVRIREIKEDYYTFDEQQYALVGEVTKNLLQLGDEVIVKVKNADLVKKQLDFTFIKKVHAE comes from the coding sequence ATGACAAAGAAAATTAAAAAATTCCATAAAAAACCAGGCAAAGACTTCTCTGGAAAAATTTTAAAATTGTTGGCTCAAAACAGTTCTAAAATATTCAACTATAAACAGATAGCTGCTGTTTTTGAAGTGACTGATACCAAAGGCCGAAACGAAATTATTAAAGAGTTAAAATATTTGGTCTCTAAACAAAAAATAGAGGAAGTAGATCGAGGCAAATACCGCATTGTGGAACAATCGAGCTATTTTGAAGGAACTATTGATATGACGGCTCGAAAAGCGGCTTATTTTGTTTGTGACGAATTCGATGAAGATCCATTTATTCCAACAAACAACCTCAACAAAGCGCTTCATGGCGACAAGGTGAAGGCTTATGTTTACAACAAACGCAAGGGCAAAAAACCCGAAGCCGAAGTTATTGAAATCCTTGAACGCAAACGCGAAGAATTTGTGGGTGTGATTCAAATCAATGGTACTTTTGCCTTCGTGGTTACTGCAAACCCGAAAATGTATGTGGATTTGTTTATTCCCAAAGAAAAATTTGGCGATGCCGAAAACGGTGACGTGGTTTTGGTTAAGATGAACGATTGGCCCGAAAAAGCAAACAATCCGTATGGTGAAGTGGTTAAAGTTTTAGGAAAACCGGGCGAACACAACACTGAAATGCACGCTATTTTGGCAGAATATGGTTTGCCAACAGAATTTCCGGTTGATGTGGAAGCTTTTGCGCAGAAATTAGACACATCAATCACCGAAGAAGAAATTGCCAAACGCCGCGATATGCGCGATGTGTTAACGTTTACGATTGATCCACGCGATGCAAAAGATTTTGATGACGCCTTATCGTTTCAGATTTTAGAAAACGGGAATTACGAAATTGGCGTTCATATTGCCGATGTTTCGCATTATGTGCAAGAAGGAACCATTCTAGATGAAGAAGCTTATAACCGTGCCACATCGATTTATTTAGTGGATCGTGTGGTACCGATGCTTCCTGAAGTATTATCAAATTTTGCGTGTTCCTTACGACCAAATGAAGAAAAATATACCTTTTCAGCCGTTTTTGAATTGAACAAAAAAGCCGAAATTGTAAATTCATGGTTTGGCAGAACGGTTACGTATTCCGACAAACGTTTTGCGTATGAAGAAGCGCAAGTGATTATTGAAACCAAAGCGAATACAATTCCTGCAGAAATATCATTGACCAACGAAACTCAGACCATCGAACAACCAATTGTTGATGCGATTCTTACAATGGATGATTTGGCTAAAAAACTCCGTGCTAAACGAATGGCTGCAGGTGCTATTTCGTTTGATAAGGTTGAAGTGAAATTTCATTTAGATGAAAACGATGAACCAACAGGCGTATATTTCAAGGTTTCAAAAGATGCCAATCATTTAATTGAAGAATTCATGCTTTTGGCAAACCGCAAAGTATCCGAATTTGTGGGCAAACAGAAAAAAACCTTTATTTACCGTATTCACGATGAACCCGATCAAGATAAATTGTTCAATTTGCAATCGGTGATTTCTAAATTTGGTTACGGCATCAATTTTAAATCGAAAAAAGATATTTCGCAATCGCTAAATAAACTGTTAAGCGATGTGCAAGGTAAAAAAGAACAAAATTTGGTAGATACACTGGCAATTCGCAGTATGAGCAAAGCCGCCTATTCCACTGAAAATATTGGGCATTATGGTTTGGCATTTGATTATTATTCGCACTTTACCTCGCCTATTCGCCGTTATCCAGATGTTATGGTGCACCGATTGTTGCAAAGTTATTTAGACGGAGCCAAATCGGCAGACGAAGAAGTGTATGAAGAAAAATCGGTACATTGTTCGCAAATGGAAAATTTGGCTGCAAATGCGGAACGCGACAGCATTAAATACATGCAGGTAAAATACATGCAAGACCATAAAGACCAAGAGTTTTTGGGTGTGATTTCGGGCGTTACCGAATGGGGAATTTATGTAGAAATCGTAGAGAACAAATGCGAAGGAATGGTGCGTATTCGTGAAATTAAAGAAGATTATTATACATTTGATGAACAGCAATATGCCTTGGTGGGCGAAGTGACCAAAAACCTGTTGCAATTGGGCGACGAAGTGATTGTGAAAGTAAAAAATGCCGATTTGGTTAAAAAACAATTAGATTTTACGTTCATTAAAAAGGTACATGCAGAATAA
- the rpiB gene encoding ribose 5-phosphate isomerase B, producing MKIAIGNDHAGPEYKKAIVQMLRDKGIEVVNYGTDTFDSVDYPDFGHKVAQDVEDNNVDFGIVICGSGNGIAMSANKHQGVRCALCWTKEIAVLARQHNNANVISIPARFTAIPQVLEMVDAFLTTEFEGGRHETRVNKIACS from the coding sequence ATGAAAATAGCAATAGGAAACGATCATGCAGGTCCGGAATACAAAAAAGCCATTGTGCAAATGCTTCGGGACAAAGGAATTGAAGTAGTAAATTACGGAACCGACACGTTTGATTCTGTTGATTACCCAGATTTCGGACACAAAGTAGCCCAAGATGTAGAAGATAATAATGTTGATTTTGGAATTGTAATCTGTGGTTCGGGCAATGGGATTGCCATGAGTGCCAACAAGCATCAAGGGGTTCGTTGTGCTTTGTGTTGGACAAAAGAAATTGCTGTTTTAGCACGCCAACACAACAATGCAAACGTTATTTCTATTCCGGCTCGCTTTACAGCTATTCCGCAAGTTTTAGAAATGGTTGATGCTTTTTTAACCACCGAATTTGAAGGCGGTCGTCATGAAACCCGTGTAAATAAAATTGCTTGTAGTTAA
- a CDS encoding DUF1294 domain-containing protein, whose amino-acid sequence MTKILFIYLIIVNYIAFSLYHLDKQRAIKGKQRISEKNLLTIAALGGTLGAYLGMQKYRHKTKKLSFQLWFYGILILQIIFFFAFYKKRFFV is encoded by the coding sequence ATGACAAAAATTCTATTTATTTATCTGATAATTGTGAATTACATTGCTTTTAGCTTGTATCATTTAGACAAGCAGCGGGCAATTAAGGGCAAGCAGCGTATTTCTGAAAAAAACCTATTAACAATTGCAGCTTTAGGAGGAACTTTAGGTGCTTATCTGGGTATGCAGAAGTATCGACATAAAACCAAAAAACTGAGTTTTCAATTGTGGTTTTACGGTATTTTAATTTTACAGATTATTTTCTTTTTTGCTTTTTATAAGAAGAGGTTTTTTGTTTGA
- a CDS encoding helix-turn-helix domain-containing protein has protein sequence MRSIETQKEYKAVCMRVEELLKKVGNETLPDDPNFIELDLLSDLIADYEEQHEPLSQPTLVDVIKLRMYEKGLNQKRLSELLGVSTSRISEYLNGKSEPPLNVARDISVKLDIDPAIVLGV, from the coding sequence ATGAGAAGTATTGAAACACAAAAAGAATACAAGGCTGTTTGTATGCGTGTGGAAGAATTATTAAAAAAGGTGGGGAACGAAACATTACCCGACGATCCTAATTTTATAGAGTTAGATTTACTTTCGGATTTAATAGCCGATTACGAAGAACAACACGAGCCTCTATCACAACCTACGTTGGTTGATGTGATAAAATTAAGAATGTACGAAAAAGGTTTAAACCAAAAACGCTTATCTGAATTGTTGGGTGTTAGTACTTCGCGCATTAGTGAATATCTTAACGGGAAAAGCGAACCGCCTTTAAACGTGGCGCGCGATATTAGTGTAAAATTAGATATAGATCCGGCTATTGTTTTAGGAGTATAA
- a CDS encoding type II toxin-antitoxin system HigB family toxin: MRIVTFSKIKLFIEKHADADVALRDWYFKTKRSDWNNLNELKQTFATADYIGNNRFVFNIKGNDYRLVAIVIFASKKVYIRFIGTHANYDKTNCLNI, from the coding sequence ATGCGCATAGTAACATTTTCTAAAATAAAACTATTTATTGAAAAACATGCAGATGCAGATGTTGCCCTACGCGATTGGTATTTTAAAACCAAAAGAAGTGATTGGAATAATTTAAACGAACTAAAACAAACCTTTGCAACTGCAGATTATATTGGCAATAACAGATTTGTTTTTAATATTAAGGGAAATGATTACCGCTTGGTTGCCATTGTAATTTTTGCATCGAAAAAAGTTTATATACGTTTTATTGGAACGCATGCAAACTACGATAAAACAAATTGTTTAAACATTTAA
- a CDS encoding Tex family protein, with the protein MQTIQYIKEKIAVSEKSIKNTLELLAQDCTIPFIARYRKDATGNLDEVQIEQIAKLNNQFETIIKRKEAVLASIEEQGQLTDFLKDKIQNSFDLVEIEDLYLPFKKKRKTKADTAREAGLEPLAKMIMSQNVDDLEYTAEKYLNSKVFSSEDALQGARDIIAEWINENIYVRKALRRKFQRHAEISTKVVKAKQDEDAAKKFEHYFDWNEPLFKAPAHRLLAMLRANNEGFVKLNVSIDKSEALTFIEDTVIKNKNHETATEISKAVADAYKRLLEPTLSNEVLQEYKLKADLQSIGVFSENLSQLLLSAPLGEKRVMGIDPGFKTGCKVVCIDENGNLLYNETIFPHAPQKDIAMATKKVRSMANSYKIDAIAIGNGTASRETEFFIKKVAFDKPLQVFVVSEAGASVYSASKIAREEFPNYDVTVRGAVSIGRRLQDPLAELVKIDPKSIGVGQYQHDVDQTLLKEELDQVVVRSVNKVGINLNTASKSLLSYVSGIGEKMAENIVNYRAANGAFTNRKELKNVPRLGEKAFQQAAAFVRIVQGDFVLDNSAVHPEAYNLVEKMAKDLKMNANDLIGNKSAIEKINPSNYISEQFGMLYITDLLKELEKPGLDPRKKAKVLEFDVSLKSINDVEVGKVYNGIINNITNFGCFVDIGIKESGLVHISQLKEGFVSDVNEVVKLHEHVQVKVLEVDHQKKRLQLSMIL; encoded by the coding sequence ATGCAAACCATTCAATATATAAAGGAAAAAATTGCCGTTTCCGAGAAATCCATTAAAAATACCTTAGAATTATTAGCACAAGATTGCACCATTCCATTTATTGCAAGGTACAGAAAAGATGCTACGGGCAATTTAGATGAAGTTCAAATTGAACAAATTGCTAAATTGAACAATCAATTTGAAACAATTATCAAACGGAAAGAAGCTGTTTTGGCATCGATAGAAGAGCAAGGTCAGTTAACCGATTTTTTAAAGGATAAAATTCAGAATTCTTTTGATTTGGTTGAAATCGAAGATTTGTATCTTCCCTTTAAAAAGAAGCGAAAAACCAAAGCCGATACAGCCCGAGAAGCCGGATTAGAACCTTTGGCAAAAATGATTATGTCGCAAAATGTAGATGATTTAGAATATACCGCTGAAAAATATCTAAACAGCAAAGTTTTTTCTTCTGAAGATGCTTTACAAGGCGCTCGCGATATTATTGCCGAATGGATCAACGAAAATATTTATGTTCGAAAAGCGCTTCGACGCAAATTTCAGCGCCATGCAGAAATTTCGACTAAAGTTGTAAAAGCAAAACAAGACGAAGATGCGGCAAAGAAATTTGAACACTATTTTGATTGGAACGAACCCTTGTTTAAAGCGCCAGCTCACCGATTGCTGGCTATGTTGCGTGCAAATAATGAAGGTTTTGTAAAGCTTAATGTAAGCATTGATAAATCCGAAGCTCTTACATTTATAGAAGATACCGTAATTAAAAACAAAAATCACGAAACGGCAACAGAAATATCCAAAGCGGTTGCCGATGCATACAAACGTTTGTTAGAGCCGACTTTGTCAAACGAGGTGTTGCAAGAATACAAATTAAAAGCTGATTTACAATCAATCGGAGTTTTTTCTGAAAATTTATCGCAGTTGTTATTGTCGGCACCATTGGGCGAAAAGCGTGTTATGGGAATCGATCCTGGGTTTAAAACCGGCTGTAAAGTGGTTTGTATCGATGAAAACGGAAATTTACTTTACAATGAAACCATTTTTCCGCATGCCCCTCAAAAAGATATTGCCATGGCTACCAAAAAAGTACGTTCAATGGCAAACTCCTATAAAATTGATGCCATTGCCATTGGCAACGGAACGGCAAGTCGCGAAACCGAATTTTTTATCAAAAAGGTTGCGTTTGACAAACCTTTGCAGGTTTTTGTGGTAAGCGAAGCAGGCGCATCGGTTTATTCGGCATCGAAAATTGCACGAGAGGAATTTCCAAATTATGATGTTACTGTTCGCGGCGCTGTTTCAATTGGGCGTAGATTGCAAGATCCGTTGGCAGAATTGGTGAAAATCGATCCAAAATCAATAGGAGTAGGGCAGTATCAACACGATGTGGATCAAACCTTATTGAAAGAAGAATTGGATCAAGTGGTGGTTCGCAGTGTGAACAAAGTGGGCATTAATTTAAACACGGCAAGCAAATCGCTATTGAGTTATGTTTCGGGAATAGGCGAGAAGATGGCAGAAAATATTGTAAATTACCGAGCAGCAAACGGCGCTTTTACCAATAGAAAAGAGTTGAAAAACGTACCGCGATTGGGCGAAAAGGCTTTTCAGCAAGCGGCTGCTTTTGTTAGAATTGTTCAAGGCGATTTTGTGCTGGATAATTCCGCGGTGCATCCAGAAGCTTATAATTTAGTTGAAAAAATGGCAAAAGATTTAAAAATGAATGCCAATGACTTAATCGGAAATAAATCGGCTATCGAAAAAATCAATCCATCAAACTATATTTCAGAACAATTTGGAATGCTTTATATAACCGATTTGTTGAAAGAATTGGAGAAACCGGGATTAGATCCGCGCAAAAAAGCAAAAGTTTTGGAATTTGATGTTTCTCTAAAATCGATAAACGATGTTGAGGTGGGCAAAGTGTACAACGGCATTATTAACAATATCACCAATTTTGGTTGTTTTGTAGATATTGGTATTAAAGAAAGCGGTTTGGTGCATATCTCACAGTTGAAAGAAGGTTTTGTTTCGGATGTAAACGAGGTGGTGAAACTACACGAACATGTGCAGGTAAAAGTGCTCGAGGTGGATCATCAAAAAAAGCGTTTGCAGCTTAGCATGATTCTTTAA
- a CDS encoding twin-arginine translocase TatA/TatE family subunit: protein MGRFGATEIILIVAVLLLLFGGKKIPELMKGLGSGIKEFKNATKDNSGATVNPNKKNDSETKSE from the coding sequence ATGGGAAGATTTGGTGCAACAGAAATAATATTAATAGTAGCTGTTTTATTATTACTTTTCGGAGGAAAAAAGATACCAGAATTGATGAAAGGATTAGGTTCGGGGATTAAAGAATTTAAAAACGCTACCAAAGACAATAGTGGAGCAACTGTAAATCCGAATAAAAAGAACGATTCAGAAACAAAATCAGAATAA
- a CDS encoding twin-arginine translocase TatA/TatE family subunit, with protein sequence MNFLAVFLGMVSPWQIILIVAVILLMFGGRKIPELMRGLGSGIKEFKDATKDDENKDQSKKE encoded by the coding sequence ATGAATTTTTTAGCAGTGTTTTTAGGAATGGTTAGTCCGTGGCAAATAATTTTAATTGTCGCTGTGATTTTATTAATGTTTGGTGGACGAAAAATTCCGGAATTGATGCGTGGTTTAGGTTCGGGGATTAAAGAGTTTAAAGACGCTACGAAAGATGACGAAAACAAAGATCAATCTAAAAAAGAATAA
- a CDS encoding GH3 auxin-responsive promoter family protein yields the protein MSLKSFFAKIFANIVVMQQQKWMIKPVETQQKIFHSLIQQAKHTQFGKDHLFYAIKSYEDFAKYVPVRDYEALKPYVDKVVAGEKNVLWKGKPLYFAKTSGTTSGAKYIPITKESMPYHIEAARNAILFYIQETKKAAFVDGKMIFLQGSPEMTEKNGVKVGRLSGIAAHYVPKYLQKNRLPSWETNCIDDWETKVDAIVQETKNQNMTVISGIPSWVQMYFDRLIQVSNKKVGDLFKNFNLFIYGGVNYEPYRKKFEQLIGRKVDSIELYPASEGFFAYQDSQKAKGMLLLLNAGIFYEFIKADEFYTENPKRYTIGEVELNVNYVIIISTNAGLWAYNIGDTVMFTNLKPYRIVVTGRIKHYISAFGEHVIGKEVEEAMQQALNESDATVTEFTVAPQINPESGLPYHEWLVEFEKEPSNLEDFALKIDAALRKQNVYYDDLIVGSILRTLVITKVPNGGFNEYMKSEGKLGGQNKLPRLANDRKIADFIHKLK from the coding sequence ATGTCTTTAAAATCATTTTTTGCCAAGATATTCGCCAACATTGTTGTTATGCAACAGCAAAAATGGATGATAAAACCTGTTGAAACCCAGCAGAAAATTTTTCATTCACTCATTCAGCAAGCAAAACACACACAGTTTGGAAAAGACCATTTGTTTTATGCCATAAAATCGTACGAAGATTTTGCGAAATATGTTCCAGTACGCGATTACGAAGCCTTAAAACCGTATGTGGATAAAGTAGTTGCCGGTGAAAAAAACGTTCTATGGAAGGGCAAACCGCTTTATTTTGCAAAAACATCGGGTACCACATCCGGTGCAAAATATATCCCTATTACTAAAGAATCCATGCCTTATCATATCGAAGCGGCTCGAAACGCCATTTTATTTTATATCCAAGAAACCAAAAAAGCCGCTTTTGTTGATGGAAAAATGATTTTTTTGCAAGGAAGTCCTGAAATGACGGAGAAAAACGGAGTGAAAGTCGGACGATTGTCAGGTATTGCCGCGCATTACGTTCCAAAATATCTTCAAAAAAACCGCTTGCCAAGTTGGGAAACAAATTGTATCGATGATTGGGAAACAAAGGTGGATGCGATTGTTCAAGAAACCAAAAATCAAAACATGACAGTTATTTCGGGAATTCCTTCTTGGGTGCAGATGTATTTTGATCGATTGATTCAGGTTTCAAATAAAAAAGTAGGCGATTTGTTTAAAAATTTCAACTTGTTTATTTATGGTGGCGTGAACTATGAACCATATCGCAAAAAATTCGAACAATTAATAGGCAGAAAAGTAGATAGTATTGAACTGTATCCGGCATCCGAAGGTTTTTTTGCCTATCAAGATTCGCAAAAAGCAAAAGGAATGTTGTTGCTTTTAAACGCAGGTATTTTTTATGAGTTTATCAAAGCCGACGAATTTTATACCGAAAATCCCAAACGATACACAATAGGCGAAGTGGAATTAAACGTTAATTATGTAATCATTATTAGTACAAATGCCGGTTTGTGGGCCTATAATATTGGCGATACGGTGATGTTTACAAATTTAAAACCGTATAGAATTGTGGTCACGGGACGCATAAAACATTACATTTCGGCTTTTGGCGAACACGTAATTGGCAAAGAAGTAGAGGAAGCAATGCAGCAAGCTTTAAACGAAAGCGATGCCACTGTTACCGAATTTACCGTTGCGCCTCAAATTAACCCCGAAAGCGGATTGCCTTATCACGAATGGTTGGTTGAATTTGAAAAAGAGCCAAGCAATTTAGAGGATTTCGCTTTAAAGATCGATGCTGCGTTAAGAAAACAAAATGTTTATTACGACGATTTAATTGTTGGTAGTATTTTGCGTACTTTAGTAATTACCAAAGTTCCAAATGGAGGTTTCAACGAATACATGAAATCAGAAGGAAAATTGGGCGGACAAAACAAATTGCCGCGTTTGGCAAACGACCGTAAAATTGCCGATTTTATTCACAAACTAAAATAG
- a CDS encoding DUF6909 family protein has protein sequence MTEIKYITRTRAQESSAAVERLYITMRHLFNRGFYKPMGVSGETLREALLLLRPEIYGSIADEKVELNGLLYVIERLPVGIEECRYINLTSDEGYSQSHFKAIVPPKRRRNCYRIDYEQMNIEITRGRSDIYDVLTHLTFMFVESHKIKDRILIDDDDNVSRDWLKLQEAVLKAEPLERNEREIAISHTSIILGRTFAEINAIYDAFATDENPDRFLHVIYWLGKIALEEVLDNNKRTITFSPILRERLGHHIYGEIWATKIKTELQRLQLLNRPLHIISANMHSVMNSIFAENVLQQKLKGKNQNEIFEELSKKGNSDLRALVAERATNQGMLFLPDTSGTNIDVQIFDTAKIKFEQTAFQKYKVPESNDEKPVLIVMDYAFGEQAYETIDELLKPFQKDVHLNVESVSIMGKAGILVGDKGDIMIPTAHINEGTGDNYPFENELTVEMFEGNDIPVFGGSMITVLGTSLQNKDLLKFFHDSTWRVIGLEMEGAHYQKAIQSASKIRKSIHPNVKVRYAYYASDNPLETGSTLASGGLGASGVKPTYLITLKILEQIFNC, from the coding sequence ATGACAGAAATAAAATACATAACAAGAACACGGGCACAAGAATCATCGGCAGCGGTAGAGCGTTTGTACATCACCATGCGCCATTTGTTTAACCGCGGTTTTTATAAGCCAATGGGTGTTTCGGGCGAAACCTTGCGCGAGGCTTTATTGCTTTTACGTCCGGAAATTTATGGATCAATCGCCGATGAAAAAGTAGAACTAAACGGTTTGCTTTATGTAATAGAGCGTTTACCTGTGGGAATTGAAGAGTGTAGATACATCAACCTCACATCAGACGAAGGCTATTCACAATCGCACTTTAAAGCCATTGTGCCGCCAAAACGCCGCCGAAATTGCTACCGGATCGACTACGAACAGATGAATATCGAAATCACCCGTGGACGATCGGATATTTATGATGTGTTAACGCACCTTACCTTTATGTTTGTGGAATCGCACAAAATTAAAGACCGTATTTTAATAGACGATGACGACAATGTTTCGCGCGATTGGTTAAAACTACAAGAGGCTGTGCTAAAAGCCGAGCCATTAGAGCGCAACGAACGCGAAATTGCCATTTCGCATACCTCTATAATTTTAGGAAGAACTTTTGCCGAAATAAACGCTATTTATGATGCATTTGCCACCGATGAAAATCCGGATCGGTTTTTACACGTAATTTATTGGTTAGGGAAAATTGCTTTGGAAGAAGTGTTGGATAACAACAAAAGAACCATTACTTTTAGCCCAATTTTGCGAGAGCGTTTGGGGCATCATATTTACGGAGAAATTTGGGCAACCAAAATAAAAACCGAATTGCAACGTTTACAGTTATTAAACCGTCCGTTGCACATCATTAGCGCGAATATGCACAGTGTAATGAATTCGATTTTTGCCGAAAATGTGCTGCAACAAAAGTTGAAAGGTAAAAACCAAAACGAAATTTTTGAAGAATTAAGTAAGAAAGGAAACAGTGATTTGCGCGCTTTAGTAGCCGAACGTGCCACGAATCAAGGAATGCTTTTTTTACCAGACACTTCGGGAACCAACATAGACGTGCAGATTTTTGATACCGCTAAAATAAAGTTTGAACAAACAGCGTTTCAAAAATATAAGGTTCCGGAAAGCAATGATGAAAAGCCCGTTTTGATTGTAATGGATTATGCATTTGGCGAGCAAGCTTATGAAACCATAGACGAATTACTGAAACCTTTTCAAAAAGATGTACATTTGAACGTGGAATCGGTTTCTATAATGGGCAAAGCCGGAATTTTGGTAGGCGATAAAGGCGATATTATGATTCCTACAGCGCATATCAACGAAGGAACAGGCGATAATTACCCGTTTGAAAACGAATTGACCGTAGAAATGTTTGAAGGAAACGATATTCCAGTTTTCGGAGGATCAATGATTACCGTTTTGGGAACATCGTTGCAAAACAAAGATTTATTAAAGTTTTTTCACGATTCCACATGGCGCGTGATTGGTTTGGAAATGGAAGGAGCACATTATCAAAAAGCCATACAATCGGCATCAAAAATACGAAAAAGCATCCACCCAAATGTAAAGGTACGTTATGCGTATTATGCTTCTGATAATCCGTTGGAAACAGGCAGCACCTTGGCATCGGGCGGATTAGGCGCATCGGGTGTTAAACCAACATACTTGATAACCCTAAAAATATTAGAACAAATTTTTAATTGTTAA
- a CDS encoding lipopolysaccharide biosynthesis protein has product MNKTKSIQNLFTYGASQIISLLAPFLVGFYVIPIFGIAKWGVIGVATSLYILIGILIEFGANLVGVKELSAHRLKYHYKKRYIGLNYTFRLYCTVFITLLLIICFLLFKADTAFYWGLTWMLAWYFNPLWVYQANENFKIINFITIATKIIYIGVVYLFIKQPQHYIYIVGLLGFCNALFYAFFYFRIPKTITNIKRVWLFVNQNKAIVLSNFSITAYTQAPIFIIDALLGNTASGIYKVIDLFLTAYRSYLGVFFNVTFPRFCFEAQQNLKAAKTYVSKMLFLNVFLLTLSAFFIFIAMPYVTQYFNVPENVQKGLHLSRFLLFLPVIIALNIPFYQALIYNSQNKSIAFISIGGLLLTLFSVSLLTYFFNLSGSFAALYIVELFITLCLFARGSKYLK; this is encoded by the coding sequence TTGAATAAAACCAAATCAATACAAAATCTTTTTACCTATGGTGCGAGTCAAATTATAAGTTTGCTGGCACCGTTTTTAGTTGGCTTTTATGTGATTCCGATTTTTGGAATTGCTAAATGGGGTGTCATTGGGGTTGCAACTTCTTTATACATCCTAATTGGTATTTTGATTGAGTTTGGTGCTAATTTAGTTGGCGTAAAAGAGTTGAGTGCGCATCGATTGAAATACCATTATAAAAAAAGATATATTGGTTTAAATTATACATTTAGACTGTATTGCACTGTTTTTATAACTCTTTTGTTAATAATATGTTTTCTGTTATTTAAAGCAGATACCGCTTTTTATTGGGGATTAACATGGATGCTGGCTTGGTATTTTAATCCTTTGTGGGTGTATCAGGCAAATGAAAATTTTAAAATAATCAACTTTATCACCATAGCCACAAAAATCATTTACATAGGGGTGGTTTATTTATTTATAAAGCAACCACAGCATTACATATACATTGTTGGCTTATTGGGTTTTTGCAACGCTTTGTTTTATGCTTTTTTTTATTTTAGAATACCGAAAACAATCACAAATATTAAACGCGTATGGCTGTTTGTGAACCAGAATAAAGCAATTGTACTGTCGAACTTTAGCATTACGGCGTACACACAAGCACCAATATTTATTATTGATGCCCTTTTAGGAAATACCGCTTCGGGTATTTACAAAGTGATTGATTTGTTTCTAACCGCTTACCGCAGCTACTTGGGAGTTTTTTTTAATGTTACTTTTCCAAGATTTTGCTTTGAAGCTCAACAAAACTTGAAAGCAGCAAAGACTTATGTTAGTAAAATGCTTTTTCTAAATGTATTTTTATTAACACTATCAGCTTTTTTTATTTTTATCGCAATGCCTTATGTAACCCAATATTTCAATGTGCCAGAGAACGTACAAAAAGGGTTGCATTTAAGTAGATTTTTACTTTTTTTGCCTGTAATTATTGCATTAAACATCCCCTTTTATCAAGCGTTGATTTATAATTCACAAAATAAAAGCATCGCATTCATATCAATAGGCGGACTTTTATTAACATTGTTTTCAGTCAGTTTGTTGACTTATTTTTTTAATTTAAGTGGATCATTTGCAGCGCTTTATATAGTAGAGCTTTTTATTACATTGTGTTTGTTTGCTAGAGGATCAAAATATTTAAAATAA